From Cyanobium sp. ATX 6F1, a single genomic window includes:
- a CDS encoding DUF1232 domain-containing protein — MSSANGAADPVETEVLESTVVDEGTLRRLLRRAGRLLARPAIECLELLLDGDTPYQVRFTMLAALTYLLLPLDLIPDFIPAAGFSDDLVALTALLGLCGRHLTPDIRLRAQRKLDRWFPPSR, encoded by the coding sequence ATGTCATCAGCCAACGGCGCAGCGGATCCGGTCGAGACCGAGGTGCTTGAAAGCACCGTTGTCGATGAGGGGACCCTGCGGCGGTTGTTGCGCCGGGCCGGCCGCCTGCTGGCCCGACCGGCGATCGAGTGCCTGGAGTTGCTGCTCGATGGCGACACCCCCTACCAGGTGCGCTTCACGATGCTGGCGGCGCTCACCTATCTGCTGCTGCCCCTCGATCTGATTCCTGATTTCATCCCCGCGGCAGGCTTCAGCGACGATCTGGTGGCGCTCACGGCCCTGCTGGGCCTCTGCGGCCGGCACCTCACACCGGACATCCGCCTGCGGGCGCAGCGCAAGCTGGATCGCTGGTTTCCCCCCAGCCGGTGA
- a CDS encoding metal ABC transporter solute-binding protein, Zn/Mn family yields the protein MPHLSRTPQAPPQAWIRARARFIAGLLATASLLAGCQPKATASKTEKPLAVVTTFLPITEFTRAVAGDCATVNALIPTKVGPHDFQATPTDLARLRQADVLVKNGLGLEGFLDKLIAGAENPRLRVIDTSQGISTLSLPGAGGGHHHGADQIEAKGHDHGEINPHIWLDPLRAAQQVTSIRDGLIAARPACKATFTTNAARFTAELERLNTDLAAQLKPYAGKTFVAFHDFAPYFAERYGLKASFVVNVPEENPTPADLRRVARLAQATQLKALLSEPQEGSGSFQALANDLGVKVIAFDSLETGPDSAAAPGTYARTLRGNAANLVKALGG from the coding sequence ATGCCCCACCTGAGCCGCACACCGCAAGCGCCGCCCCAGGCCTGGATCCGTGCTCGCGCCCGGTTCATCGCGGGGCTGCTGGCGACGGCCAGCCTGCTGGCGGGATGTCAGCCCAAGGCCACCGCCTCAAAAACAGAGAAGCCCCTGGCCGTGGTCACCACCTTCCTGCCGATCACCGAATTCACCCGGGCTGTGGCGGGCGACTGTGCCACCGTGAACGCCCTGATCCCCACCAAAGTGGGCCCCCATGATTTCCAGGCCACGCCCACCGATCTGGCCCGCCTTCGCCAGGCCGATGTGCTCGTCAAGAACGGACTGGGCCTCGAGGGTTTCCTCGACAAGCTCATCGCCGGCGCTGAAAACCCGCGCCTGCGGGTGATCGACACCAGCCAGGGCATCAGCACGCTGAGCCTCCCTGGGGCGGGCGGCGGCCATCACCATGGTGCGGACCAGATCGAGGCCAAAGGCCATGACCACGGCGAGATCAACCCCCACATCTGGCTGGATCCCCTGCGGGCTGCGCAGCAGGTGACCAGCATCCGCGATGGCCTGATCGCCGCCAGGCCCGCCTGCAAGGCCACCTTCACCACGAACGCGGCCCGCTTCACGGCCGAGCTGGAGCGTCTGAACACCGACCTGGCGGCCCAGCTCAAGCCCTATGCCGGCAAGACCTTCGTGGCCTTCCACGACTTCGCTCCCTACTTCGCTGAGCGTTATGGGCTGAAGGCCAGCTTCGTGGTCAATGTGCCCGAGGAGAACCCCACCCCGGCCGACCTCAGGCGGGTGGCGCGCCTGGCCCAGGCTACCCAGCTCAAGGCCCTGCTCAGCGAGCCCCAGGAGGGCAGCGGATCCTTCCAGGCGCTGGCGAACGATCTTGGGGTGAAGGTGATTGCGTTCGATTCGCTCGAGACGGGCCCCGATTCGGCGGCGGCACCGGGCACCTACGCCAGAACCCTGCGCGGCAACGCCGCGAATCTGGTCAAGGCCCTCGGAGGCTGA
- a CDS encoding metal ABC transporter ATP-binding protein, whose product MLEMVLEVRNLSVRREGVRAVENVSFELAPETDTALVGPNGAGKSTLVQALLGIIPRQEGEIRVLGRPMGRQGQLPASVRAQVAYLPQSFAVRNRCPLTVAEFVALGWDPAGPRLPWSGSERRRQAVTAALRKTSCLDLADRLISELSGGQTKRVLLAFCVVRPRRLLVLDEAQSGLDAQAAEQFHDLLFQLRRTEGWTILQVSHDLDMVRRTCDGVLCLNRNLRCAGHPDHALSPAQLEGVYGRGYVPYHHQHQHASSP is encoded by the coding sequence ATGCTGGAAATGGTTCTCGAAGTCAGGAATCTGTCGGTGCGGCGCGAGGGCGTCCGCGCCGTCGAGAACGTGAGCTTCGAGCTGGCGCCGGAAACCGACACGGCCCTGGTGGGGCCCAACGGTGCCGGCAAGAGCACCCTGGTGCAGGCCCTGCTCGGGATCATTCCCCGCCAGGAGGGCGAGATCCGCGTGCTGGGCCGGCCCATGGGCCGCCAGGGCCAGCTGCCGGCCTCCGTGCGCGCCCAGGTGGCCTACCTGCCCCAGAGCTTCGCGGTGCGCAACCGCTGCCCGCTCACGGTGGCCGAATTCGTGGCTCTGGGCTGGGACCCTGCCGGCCCGCGGCTGCCCTGGAGCGGCAGCGAGCGGCGGCGGCAGGCGGTGACCGCGGCCCTGCGCAAAACAAGCTGCCTGGATCTGGCTGATCGGCTGATCAGCGAGCTCTCCGGCGGCCAGACCAAGCGTGTGCTGCTCGCCTTCTGCGTGGTGCGCCCCCGGCGCCTGTTGGTGCTCGATGAGGCCCAGTCGGGGCTGGATGCCCAGGCCGCCGAGCAGTTCCACGATTTGCTCTTCCAGCTGCGCCGCACCGAGGGCTGGACGATCCTGCAGGTTTCCCATGACCTCGACATGGTGCGCCGCACCTGCGATGGGGTGCTTTGCCTCAACCGCAACCTGCGCTGTGCTGGCCACCCCGACCATGCCCTCAGCCCGGCCCAGCTGGAGGGGGTCTACGGGCGCGGTTACGTGCCCTACCACCACCAGCACCAGCACGCTTCCAGCCCATGA
- the hisIE gene encoding bifunctional phosphoribosyl-AMP cyclohydrolase/phosphoribosyl-ATP diphosphatase HisIE, with protein sequence MASFQPPDPRFSEQLIDQLRFSEAGLIPAVAQDWLDGAVLMVAWMNREAIERTLATGEVHYWSRSRAELWPKGATSGHTQRLRDLRFDCDADVLLLTIEQTGNVACHTGARSCFFEPGPERSAGGSTALPPPADVCTELAQVIEGRRDRPEPGSYTNKLLEGGDNRILKKVGEESAEFVMACKDDDPDAIAGEAADILFHVQVALAHHGVSWRRVQEVLAERRGAPRRE encoded by the coding sequence GTGGCATCATTTCAGCCCCCCGACCCCCGCTTCAGTGAGCAGCTGATCGATCAGCTGCGCTTCAGCGAAGCCGGATTGATTCCGGCGGTGGCCCAGGACTGGCTCGATGGCGCCGTGCTGATGGTGGCCTGGATGAACCGCGAGGCGATCGAGCGCACCCTGGCCACGGGCGAGGTGCACTACTGGAGCCGCTCCCGCGCCGAGCTCTGGCCCAAGGGGGCGACCAGCGGCCACACCCAGCGGCTGCGGGATCTGCGCTTCGATTGCGACGCCGATGTGCTGCTGCTCACAATCGAGCAGACCGGCAACGTGGCCTGCCACACCGGCGCCCGCAGCTGCTTTTTTGAACCCGGCCCCGAGCGCAGCGCCGGCGGGTCCACGGCCCTGCCGCCCCCGGCTGATGTGTGCACCGAGCTGGCGCAGGTGATCGAGGGGCGCCGCGACCGGCCCGAGCCCGGCAGCTACACCAACAAGCTCCTCGAGGGCGGCGACAACCGCATCCTCAAGAAGGTGGGCGAGGAGAGCGCCGAATTCGTGATGGCCTGCAAGGACGACGACCCCGACGCCATCGCCGGCGAAGCGGCCGACATCCTTTTCCATGTGCAGGTAGCCCTGGCCCACCACGGTGTCAGCTGGCGCCGGGTGCAGGAGGTGCTGGCCGAGCGGCGCGGGGCGCCACGGCGGGAGTGA
- a CDS encoding peptidase — MSERRPRWPVQGWPLALGLLLVLVAGQATGGAATLPADRCPAAVAVRVIESGQEPLRPTPLPAPSPDDYRNRINPTPAGWARRDHWCVWVEPLGGREAELIWQRRWLGAVDAALATWERYMPISRVEDPGRAQVRLYRRRPPLIAEGRPQRASHGRALLLLVEAQRQGQPLGQRLLEPRVEVLISPDQRQPAIQATALHELGHAFGLWGHSNDPADAMAAVPGAQPVLELSPRDLATLRWLQQQSALGGPGLVQNGP; from the coding sequence GTGTCCGAGCGTCGCCCCCGCTGGCCCGTCCAGGGATGGCCCCTGGCGCTGGGGCTCCTGCTGGTATTGGTGGCTGGCCAGGCCACGGGCGGCGCAGCCACGCTGCCGGCCGATCGGTGCCCTGCCGCCGTTGCGGTGCGGGTGATCGAAAGCGGCCAGGAACCGCTTCGGCCCACCCCACTCCCGGCCCCCAGCCCCGACGACTACCGCAATCGGATCAATCCAACGCCCGCCGGCTGGGCCCGGCGGGACCATTGGTGCGTCTGGGTGGAGCCGCTGGGGGGCAGGGAAGCGGAGCTCATCTGGCAGCGCCGCTGGCTGGGGGCTGTGGACGCCGCCCTGGCCACCTGGGAGAGATACATGCCGATCAGTCGGGTGGAGGATCCAGGCCGTGCCCAGGTGCGGCTTTACCGCAGGCGGCCACCGCTCATCGCTGAAGGCCGCCCGCAGCGGGCCAGCCACGGCCGTGCGCTGCTGCTGCTGGTGGAAGCCCAGCGCCAGGGGCAGCCGCTGGGCCAGAGGTTGCTGGAGCCGCGGGTGGAGGTGCTGATCAGCCCCGACCAGCGCCAACCGGCGATCCAGGCCACGGCCCTGCACGAACTGGGCCATGCCTTCGGCCTCTGGGGCCACAGCAACGACCCCGCTGATGCGATGGCGGCGGTGCCTGGAGCGCAACCGGTGCTGGAGCTCAGCCCCCGCGACTTGGCCACCCTGCGCTGGCTGCAGCAGCAGTCCGCCCTGGGGGGCCCTGGCCTGGTGCAGAACGGCCCTTAA
- a CDS encoding 6-carboxytetrahydropterin synthase has product MTAAYTCSKTFSGYPCCHRQWRHDGHCRFVHGYSRSFSVDFRAHHLDAYGFVVDFSSLKDLEAQLAAQFDHTFLANADDPLLPLWQALHGQGALDLRVMENVGMEASAELVWGWANELLREREEGRACCWRVEARENEKNAARFQALPDWYEADAS; this is encoded by the coding sequence ATGACAGCCGCCTACACCTGCTCCAAGACCTTCAGCGGCTACCCCTGCTGCCACCGCCAATGGCGCCACGACGGCCACTGCCGTTTCGTGCATGGCTACAGCCGCAGCTTCAGCGTCGACTTCCGCGCCCACCACCTGGACGCGTACGGCTTCGTGGTCGATTTCTCCAGCCTCAAGGATCTCGAGGCCCAGCTGGCGGCCCAGTTCGATCACACCTTCCTGGCCAACGCCGACGATCCGCTCCTTCCCCTGTGGCAGGCGTTGCATGGGCAGGGCGCCCTGGACCTGCGGGTGATGGAGAACGTGGGCATGGAGGCAAGCGCCGAACTGGTCTGGGGTTGGGCCAATGAGCTGCTGCGCGAACGCGAGGAGGGCCGGGCCTGCTGTTGGCGGGTCGAGGCGCGCGAGAACGAGAAGAACGCCGCCCGCTTCCAGGCGCTGCCCGACTGGTACGAGGCGGACGCCTCGTGA
- a CDS encoding iron uptake porin, translating to MTLPSCSRSPLLPAAPWGLLGALAPLAFGAAPLALGANQAQAAELNLSDLKRYGGPIEAREQVTSLTQFSDVQPTSWAYQALSNLVERYGCVAGYPNGSFKGAQALTRWEAAALLHACLDRITEVTDELKKLMAEFQKELAVLRGRVDGLEAKVGELEATQFSTTTKLSGLATFVVGANAFGGSDSAAVDAARAEVGATTLTYDLQLSFDTSFSGKDLLRTILRAGNFAASAFGGAGPTGILSSLEVAFEEDAGPDVLGIDKLYYQFPIGRSFTATAGGRVGQEDMLALWPSVYPSDTILNVLTLNGAPAAYNKNLGPGAGLWWQNGGVSVSASYVADNGAIGDPSLGGIGSRASAGTGTVQLGYAQPQWALAAIYSYVQSGVEVPGTTPLTATAFADPASRTLAFGLGGYWQPKQSGWFPSISAGWGVNSTSYDTRPIDGAPSTSQSWLVGLNWSDAFAKGNAAGVAVGQPVFATALTGGDSPADGNYVWEAWYKVQVSDAISITPALFYLSRPLGQTTAPGASFHQLGGLIKTSFNF from the coding sequence ATGACGCTTCCCAGCTGCTCGCGCTCGCCCCTGCTGCCCGCGGCCCCATGGGGCCTGCTCGGCGCCCTGGCCCCCTTGGCCTTCGGGGCGGCCCCCTTGGCCCTCGGCGCAAACCAGGCCCAGGCCGCCGAGCTGAACCTCAGCGACCTCAAGCGCTATGGCGGCCCCATCGAAGCGCGGGAGCAAGTCACCAGCCTCACTCAATTCTCCGACGTTCAGCCCACCTCCTGGGCCTATCAGGCGCTCTCGAACCTGGTCGAGCGCTACGGCTGCGTCGCCGGCTACCCCAACGGCAGCTTCAAGGGCGCCCAGGCCCTGACCCGCTGGGAAGCCGCCGCCCTGCTCCATGCCTGCCTCGATCGGATCACTGAAGTGACCGACGAGCTCAAGAAGCTCATGGCTGAATTCCAGAAGGAGCTCGCCGTGCTGCGCGGCCGCGTCGATGGCCTCGAAGCCAAGGTTGGTGAGCTGGAGGCCACCCAGTTCTCCACCACCACCAAGCTCTCAGGCCTGGCCACCTTTGTGGTGGGGGCCAATGCCTTCGGCGGCAGCGATAGCGCTGCTGTGGATGCCGCCCGCGCCGAGGTGGGGGCGACCACCCTCACCTACGACCTGCAGCTGAGCTTCGACACCAGCTTCAGCGGTAAAGACCTGCTGCGCACGATCCTGCGGGCGGGCAATTTCGCGGCCTCCGCCTTCGGTGGCGCCGGCCCCACCGGCATCCTCTCCAGCCTGGAGGTGGCCTTCGAGGAGGACGCCGGCCCCGATGTGCTGGGGATCGACAAGCTCTATTACCAGTTCCCGATCGGCCGCTCCTTCACCGCCACCGCCGGCGGCCGGGTGGGGCAGGAGGACATGCTGGCCCTCTGGCCGAGCGTGTACCCGAGCGACACGATCCTGAACGTGCTGACCCTCAACGGCGCACCGGCGGCCTACAACAAGAACCTCGGTCCCGGCGCCGGCCTCTGGTGGCAGAACGGCGGCGTCAGCGTCAGCGCCAGCTACGTAGCCGACAACGGTGCCATTGGCGATCCCTCGCTGGGGGGCATCGGCAGCCGAGCCTCCGCCGGCACCGGCACGGTGCAGCTGGGCTACGCCCAACCGCAGTGGGCCCTGGCCGCCATCTACTCCTACGTGCAGTCGGGGGTGGAGGTGCCGGGGACCACGCCACTCACCGCCACCGCCTTCGCCGACCCCGCCAGCCGCACCCTTGCCTTCGGCCTGGGCGGCTATTGGCAGCCCAAACAGAGCGGTTGGTTTCCCTCGATCAGTGCCGGCTGGGGGGTGAACAGCACCTCCTACGACACCCGCCCAATCGATGGGGCGCCGAGCACCAGCCAGTCGTGGCTGGTGGGCCTGAACTGGAGCGATGCCTTCGCCAAGGGCAACGCCGCCGGGGTGGCGGTGGGTCAACCGGTGTTCGCCACGGCGCTCACGGGCGGCGACAGCCCGGCCGATGGCAACTACGTCTGGGAGGCCTGGTACAAGGTTCAGGTGAGCGACGCGATCTCGATCACGCCGGCCCTCTTTTACCTGAGCCGGCCCCTGGGCCAGACCACCGCCCCCGGGGCGAGCTTCCACCAGCTGGGCGGGCTGATCAAGACCAGCTTCAACTTCTGA
- a CDS encoding CobW family GTP-binding protein, translating into MSTSTAPQSSALPFSGEKPLPGPLPVTILTGFLGAGKTTLLNHILSNQEGVRTAVLVNEFGEIGIDNELIIATGEDTVELSNGCICCTINGELLGAVERILQRPDPVDYLVVETTGLADPLPVAMTFLGSDLRDSTRLDSIITLIDAENVDDTLLEGEVGRAQVVYGDILMLNKCDLVSEERLAELEAKLRAIKTDARILRSVKGEVPLPLLLSVGLFESDRVVAEQQAPATAHDHADHDHGHGHDHSHGHGHGHSHGHDHDHSHGSPATADHLAIAGYTSLSFSSEGPFALRKFQNFLDNQLPGSVFRAKGVLWFNESERRHVFHLAGKRFSIDDSDWPGERKNQLVLIGQDLDHAKLRQQLQACVAKDAGKGFG; encoded by the coding sequence ATGAGCACCAGCACCGCCCCCCAGAGCAGCGCTCTCCCTTTTTCAGGCGAGAAGCCACTCCCCGGCCCCCTGCCGGTGACGATCCTCACGGGTTTTCTGGGGGCCGGCAAGACCACCCTGCTCAACCACATCCTCAGCAACCAGGAGGGGGTCAGAACCGCCGTGCTCGTCAACGAGTTCGGTGAGATCGGCATCGACAACGAGTTGATCATCGCCACGGGCGAAGACACGGTGGAGCTGAGCAACGGCTGCATCTGCTGCACCATCAACGGTGAACTGCTGGGCGCCGTCGAGCGGATCCTGCAGCGCCCCGATCCGGTGGACTACCTGGTGGTGGAGACCACCGGCCTGGCGGACCCCCTGCCAGTGGCGATGACCTTCCTGGGCAGCGACCTGCGGGATTCCACCCGCCTGGATTCGATCATCACTCTGATCGACGCCGAGAACGTCGACGACACGCTGCTGGAGGGCGAGGTGGGCCGGGCCCAGGTGGTCTACGGCGACATCCTGATGCTCAACAAATGCGACCTGGTGAGCGAGGAGCGGCTGGCGGAGCTGGAGGCCAAGCTGCGCGCCATCAAGACCGATGCCCGCATCCTGCGCTCGGTGAAGGGGGAGGTGCCCCTGCCACTGCTGCTGAGCGTGGGGCTGTTCGAATCGGATCGGGTGGTGGCCGAGCAGCAGGCGCCCGCCACAGCTCACGATCACGCTGATCACGACCACGGGCACGGCCACGATCACAGCCACGGGCACGGCCACGGGCACAGCCACGGCCATGACCATGACCACAGCCATGGCAGCCCAGCTACCGCCGATCACCTGGCGATCGCGGGCTACACCTCCCTGTCGTTCAGCTCCGAAGGCCCCTTCGCCCTGCGCAAGTTCCAGAACTTCCTCGACAACCAGCTGCCCGGATCGGTCTTCCGCGCCAAAGGGGTGCTCTGGTTCAACGAGAGCGAGCGGCGCCATGTGTTCCACCTGGCCGGCAAGCGTTTCTCGATCGATGACTCCGACTGGCCGGGTGAGCGCAAGAACCAGCTGGTGCTGATCGGCCAAGACCTCGACCACGCCAAACTGCGCCAGCAGCTCCAGGCCTGCGTGGCCAAAGATGCGGGCAAAGGATTCGGCTGA
- a CDS encoding TIGR03943 family putative permease subunit: METLNALLRPLALGFWGLVLVQSGLSGRLDLLVRAVFHPLIIGSGVVLLALAALDGVRMGRQRPAPRRNRTSRRERAALLLGFALALAMLLVPPVPSFADLAANRPGGQLEVQELSFVLPPAQRSLTDWVRLLRSQPDPALYAGDPVRISGFVLPVPGEAPELARLLVRCCLADATPFGLPVRWPAGQPLPQADQWLAIEGVMALDTTSNPPRSLVIPGRITPIQRPRRPFEP; the protein is encoded by the coding sequence GTGGAAACTCTGAACGCGCTGCTGCGGCCCCTGGCCCTGGGCTTCTGGGGCCTGGTGCTGGTGCAGAGCGGCCTTAGCGGCCGACTGGATCTGCTGGTGCGCGCCGTCTTCCACCCCCTGATCATCGGCAGCGGCGTGGTGCTTCTCGCCCTGGCGGCCCTCGATGGGGTGCGCATGGGGCGTCAGCGGCCTGCGCCCCGGCGGAACCGCACCAGCCGCAGGGAACGCGCAGCCCTGCTGCTGGGCTTCGCCCTGGCCCTGGCGATGCTGCTGGTCCCTCCGGTGCCCTCCTTTGCCGATCTGGCGGCCAACCGACCCGGCGGCCAACTGGAGGTGCAGGAACTCAGCTTCGTGTTGCCGCCCGCCCAACGCAGCCTCACCGACTGGGTGCGGCTGCTGCGCAGCCAGCCCGACCCGGCTCTCTACGCCGGCGACCCGGTGCGCATCAGCGGCTTCGTGCTGCCGGTCCCCGGCGAAGCGCCCGAGCTGGCCCGGCTGTTGGTGCGCTGCTGCCTCGCCGATGCCACGCCCTTTGGTCTGCCCGTGCGCTGGCCCGCCGGCCAACCGCTCCCCCAGGCCGACCAGTGGCTGGCGATCGAGGGGGTGATGGCTCTCGACACGACATCCAATCCACCCCGCAGTCTGGTGATCCCAGGCCGCATCACGCCGATCCAGCGCCCCCGCAGGCCCTTCGAACCATGA
- a CDS encoding metal ABC transporter permease: MTEGPLLSDLLQLPFMQRALLGGLLTGALGGLLGSFAVLRQLSFFSDALGHSALLGITLGILLGLNPTLVLIPFAVVFALVVNHLVARSPLPTDALLNIVYSSSLALAVVALSFVRSYRGGIHQLLFGDILGVSWLDVGLISGLLAVALGYLALTRRDQILLTLDEPLALSRGVAVPLHRLLFIVLLAVVVAISIKAVGVLLISAFVVIPACASRLVSRHFNGYVLLASGLGAVCAVLGLLLSGSFDLPSGPCVVIVQLLGFLVALGVSSLRMSVARA; encoded by the coding sequence ATGACGGAGGGGCCCTTGCTCAGCGATCTGCTGCAACTGCCGTTCATGCAGCGGGCCCTGCTGGGCGGTCTTCTGACCGGCGCCCTCGGCGGCCTGCTGGGCAGCTTCGCGGTCCTGCGCCAGCTCTCCTTCTTCAGTGACGCCCTGGGCCACTCCGCCCTGCTCGGCATCACCCTGGGCATCCTGCTGGGGCTGAACCCCACCCTGGTGCTGATTCCGTTCGCGGTGGTCTTCGCCCTGGTGGTGAACCACCTGGTGGCGCGCAGCCCCCTGCCCACCGATGCACTGCTGAACATCGTCTATTCCTCATCGCTGGCCCTGGCAGTGGTGGCCCTGAGCTTCGTGCGCAGCTACAGGGGCGGCATCCACCAGCTGCTGTTCGGCGACATCCTCGGGGTCTCCTGGCTGGATGTGGGGCTGATCTCAGGGCTGCTCGCCGTGGCCCTGGGCTATCTGGCGCTCACCCGCCGCGATCAGATCCTGCTCACCCTCGATGAGCCCCTGGCCCTTTCCCGTGGGGTGGCGGTGCCCCTGCACCGGCTGTTGTTCATCGTGCTGCTGGCGGTGGTGGTGGCGATCTCGATCAAGGCGGTGGGGGTGCTGCTGATCAGTGCCTTCGTGGTCATTCCCGCCTGCGCTTCGCGGCTGGTGAGCCGTCACTTCAACGGCTATGTGCTGCTGGCCTCCGGGCTGGGCGCCGTCTGCGCGGTGCTCGGCCTGCTGCTCTCGGGCAGCTTCGATCTGCCCTCAGGTCCCTGCGTGGTGATTGTTCAACTGCTGGGATTTCTGGTGGCCCTGGGGGTCTCCTCCCTGCGCATGTCCGTCGCCAGGGCCTGA
- a CDS encoding permease — translation MERLATAWAVFQGLVIEAMPFLLIGVTIASIARWLSPGGAWLQRLPSHPLGGPLTGAALGFALPACECGNVPVARRLLAGGAPLATALGFLFAAPVLNPIVLASTWAAFPDRPWLLLARPAGALVISLVLASLLRLLPEAELLTPALLEERRLSQPLGAVGLLERRGGMVGAPPAAATPAVVPRAPLGETLGHGVREFLNLAVLLALGSAIAAMVQTLLPRSWLLALGSAPTLSILALMLLAVVVSVCSSVDAFLALGFAAQVTPGALLAFLILGPVVDLKSIGLFGVLLRPRAIALTTAGATVATLLIGQWVNLWKL, via the coding sequence GTGGAGCGGCTGGCGACGGCCTGGGCGGTGTTTCAGGGGCTGGTGATCGAGGCGATGCCGTTTCTGTTGATCGGGGTGACGATCGCCTCGATCGCCCGCTGGCTCAGCCCCGGTGGGGCCTGGCTCCAGCGCCTGCCCTCCCACCCCTTGGGGGGCCCACTCACCGGCGCCGCCCTGGGTTTCGCCCTGCCCGCCTGCGAATGCGGCAACGTGCCCGTGGCCCGGCGGCTTCTGGCGGGGGGTGCACCCCTGGCCACGGCCCTGGGCTTCCTGTTCGCCGCCCCGGTGCTCAACCCGATCGTGCTGGCCAGCACCTGGGCCGCCTTTCCCGATCGCCCCTGGCTGCTGCTGGCCCGTCCCGCCGGGGCCCTGGTGATTTCCCTCGTGTTGGCCAGCCTGCTGCGGCTGCTGCCGGAGGCAGAACTGCTCACCCCTGCCCTGCTGGAGGAACGCCGGCTCAGCCAGCCCCTGGGGGCCGTCGGGCTGCTGGAGCGCCGCGGCGGGATGGTGGGGGCCCCGCCGGCGGCCGCCACTCCGGCCGTGGTGCCGCGGGCGCCGCTGGGGGAAACCCTGGGCCATGGGGTGCGGGAGTTTCTCAACCTGGCGGTGCTGCTGGCGCTCGGCAGCGCCATCGCCGCCATGGTGCAGACCCTGCTGCCCCGCAGCTGGTTACTGGCCCTGGGCAGCGCCCCCACCCTCTCGATCCTGGCGCTGATGCTGCTGGCGGTGGTGGTGTCGGTGTGCAGCAGCGTCGATGCCTTCCTGGCCCTGGGCTTCGCCGCCCAGGTCACCCCCGGGGCGCTGCTGGCCTTCCTGATCCTGGGCCCCGTGGTGGACCTCAAATCCATCGGCCTGTTCGGGGTGCTGCTGCGCCCCCGGGCGATCGCCCTCACCACCGCAGGGGCCACCGTGGCGACCCTGCTGATCGGCCAATGGGTGAACCTGTGGAAACTCTGA
- a CDS encoding transcriptional repressor — MEASRPATLNGKQQHLLEQLRLASSELSGQDLHAQLRSTPQSMGLATVYRHLRQLQQQGLVRCRHLPSGEALFAPTERDEHHLTCVDCGRTVPLPACPMHGDDLSPQQLDGFQLLFHTLEFFGLCPLCQERQPG; from the coding sequence ATGGAGGCCTCCCGTCCCGCCACCCTCAACGGCAAGCAGCAGCACCTGCTGGAGCAACTGCGCCTGGCCAGCAGCGAGCTCTCCGGGCAGGACCTCCACGCCCAACTGCGCAGCACTCCGCAGTCCATGGGCCTGGCCACGGTCTACCGGCACCTGCGCCAGCTGCAGCAACAGGGCCTCGTGCGCTGCCGCCACCTGCCCAGCGGCGAGGCCCTGTTCGCCCCCACCGAACGCGACGAGCACCATCTCACCTGCGTCGACTGCGGCCGCACCGTGCCCTTGCCCGCCTGCCCGATGCACGGCGACGATCTCAGCCCCCAGCAGCTGGACGGCTTCCAACTGCTGTTCCACACCCTGGAGTTTTTTGGGCTCTGCCCGCTCTGCCAGGAACGCCAGCCGGGCTGA
- a CDS encoding DUF2214 family protein produces the protein MPGFAVLPTDVLTSAGVAYAHYVSIMLCFGALVLERRLIKANPSRGEATLMVITDVVYGIAALTLLVSGILRVLYFGQGTEFYTANPVFWWKVGLYIAIGTLSLYPTVTYILWALPLRKGELPQVSEALANRLAWILNIELAGFAAIPLLATLMARGVGLAG, from the coding sequence ATGCCCGGCTTCGCCGTCCTGCCCACCGACGTGCTCACCAGCGCCGGGGTGGCCTATGCGCACTACGTGAGCATCATGCTCTGCTTCGGCGCCCTGGTGCTGGAGCGGCGTCTGATCAAGGCCAACCCGAGCCGGGGGGAGGCCACCTTGATGGTGATCACCGATGTGGTCTACGGAATCGCCGCCCTCACCCTGCTGGTCAGCGGCATCCTGCGGGTGCTCTACTTCGGCCAGGGAACGGAGTTCTACACCGCCAATCCCGTGTTCTGGTGGAAGGTGGGTCTGTACATCGCCATCGGCACCCTTTCGCTCTATCCCACGGTCACCTACATCCTCTGGGCCCTCCCCCTGCGCAAGGGGGAACTGCCCCAGGTGAGCGAAGCCCTCGCCAACCGCCTCGCCTGGATCCTGAACATCGAACTGGCGGGCTTTGCCGCCATCCCCCTCTTGGCCACCTTGATGGCCCGGGGCGTGGGTCTGGCGGGCTGA